GCGGCCGCCCGACGTCCCGCCTGCTCTGCCGGCCAGACCACCGCCGAGGGCGCCGCCGACACCACCGCCCCAGGCACCGATGTCGCCGAGCGCTCCCTCCAACAGGTGCACGACCTGGTCGATCGTCAACAGCGGCGACGGCACATCGTTCACGGGGAAGAACACCTAGCCCAGTCGCGCCGTAGCAAGCCGTACACCCACGAGTCGGAGACGTCGCCATTGACGATGCAGTCTTCGCGCAGAGTCCCCTCGCGTACGAACCCGAGCTTCTCGAGAACACGGGCCGATGCGAGGTTGCGGGTGTCGGTCTCGGCTTGGACCCGATTGAGGTCGACCGTGTCGAAGGCCCACCCGAGCAGGGCACCCGCGGCCTCCGTCGCGTAGCCGTGGCCCCACGCGGACTCGGCGAGGCAGTAGCCGAGGGAGGCGCTGCGAAACTCGGGATTCCAACTGTTGAACGTGCACCAGCCGACGAACGCACGATCGGAGCAGCGTTCGATGGCCGTACGCGCGCCGCTGCCCTCTTCGGACATCCGGCGGCATCCGGCAAGGAAACGAGCGACGGACGACCGCTCCGTCCACGGCGGAGAGTCCCAGTAGCGCAGCACGTACGCGTTGCTCTGCAGCGCAAAGAGACCGTCGCCGTCGGAGTCCGCGAACGGACGCAGTCGCAGGCGTTCGGTCTCCAACGTCGGAGTCGGCAGCGGCATGCCGATCATCGTCGCACCCGCTGGGCGAAGTTGCGCAACGGGCTCACGACGAAGTCTGAACTCGCTCAGGAGACCACAGGACGGACGATCTCGGCGATGCGCTTCTCAGTCGTTTCGTCTAAGTCCTCGAAGTACCACGCGGCCGGCATCAGGGCACCGTCGACTCCACCTGCGGCACGGAAGTCGGCCTTTTCTGTGATCGCTAGATTCATGCGTTCATCGTTGCGCAGCGTCACCAGCGCCGGTGTGCTCGCCGACATGGCGTAGGCCGGCATTCCGTACCAGATCCGCGGCTTCAAGGTGGGGGCCGTAGCGACGATGATCTCGTGCGCACGGCGCATGATCGACCGCCGGGGTTCGGCCATCTTCTCGATCTTGTCGATCACCTGGCTGAGGTTCTTTTCGTCCTTGGACGACATGTCATGTCCTCTCGTCGGCCGATGTCAAGAATCGGCAGCATGAAGTCGGTGCATCTGTGCACCGCACCCCATCCGGACATGTCCCGAACTGCGCGGGCCTCTCCGCGATGATTCACGTGATCGTCACGTGGAAGTGCCTTCGGGTGGCGTGAACCACCGGCTTCAGGGTACACGGTGCGCGACGAATCGCACCTCCGAAAAGGCAACCTGCCCGCAGTTCCAGCGACGGAGCCGCCAGCCTACTGACCGGGCGACGGCGCAGGCCGGGCTGGGAGGATGGAGTACATGACTGCCGACGACAGGATCCGCAGCAGCACAAGGAGGCGGGCGCTTCTCCTCGGGCCGCTGGTCCTCCCGCTGCTCGCCGGTTGCGGCATTCTCGGCGACGGCGTCACCGGCTGCGAGCAACACGAGGAACCCGTCACCTGCCAGCGCGACGAGCGCTTCACGCTCGCGGGCACGGACATCGTCGTCGACGAGCTCGAGACCATCACCGAGGCCGGAGACGATGGGGAGGACAAGGCCCGCGTAGAGGCACAGGTCGCGCTCGACGGCGCGGCGACCGGTGAGCTACGAGCGGAGCTGCACGTCGTTGACACGCTGACCGATGAGGGGCTCGTGATCGGTTCCGGCGAGGACCATCTGGATGCCGGTGAGCAGACCATCGCATGGGACTTCAGCGGCCGCGGCTTCGCAAAGCGCATCCAGTTCGACCGATTCCCGCCCGATATCCGCATCGTGTTCGGTGACGACGACCACGAGGTTACGGTGACAGTGATGAGCGTCGAGTACACCCCGCAAGAAGACGGATGAACCGGCAAACTGTCTTCCCAACGCCAGCTACACCACCCGCTGACCACAACCAGATCAGGGAGATCACAGCCATGACTCACGACATCCCCGAACCGGTCGCCTCGTTCCTGGCCGCTGTCAACGCCCATGACAAGAACGCGTTCAAGGACGCCTTCGTCGCCGAACCCGTCGTCGACGACTGGGGCCGTACGTTCACCGGCACCGACCAGGTCACCGCGTGGAGCGACGTTGAGTTCATCGGCTCCTCCCCCACGCTGACCGTCACCGACGTCTCGACGAAACCGGGATCGGTCACCGTGGTCGGCGATTGGAAGTCCAATCACGCCAACGGACTCTCCAGTTTCAACTTCGACCTGGACGGCGACAAGATCGCCAAGATGACCATTCGCGAAGGCTGATCGGCAGGCGACACAGTGCGCTCACGAACGTTGTCGTGAGCGCACTGCGTGCTCGAACCTGCACGCGACGACCATCACAGATCGCTCGGCTTCTCGCCTCGTACCAATCCGGCCTGCAGAAATCCGCCGACGGAGTCGAGCACTGCCCGACAGCTCTCCAGCAGAGCGTGGTCATCGTGACCTCCGCCGTCGACCCATGCGACAAGGTCGAACTCGTCATCGTGCGCGCGCAACTCGCGCAACAGCCACTTCCCCGTCCCGACCCAACAGTTGCTCGACAGTAGCGCCAGTTCAGCCGCCTCTTTCCACGCCGCAGCCATCGCCACGGCACGGACACCGGTGTCAGAGGTATCCCCGATATCGTCCAGCACTGCCGAGAGGCTGTACCGACGCAGTCTCAGCTGATCCGGATCAAGGGGTGCCGGACCAGCTTCGAGCAGGCTCCGCGAGTTCGCAGCAAGCTGTTCACCAAGCAGACCCGGGACCAGGGGCAGCCCTTGTCCGATGAGCCGATCGAGCACAGGACGGCGTTCCCTGCGCCCCTTGTCCAGCCACGATTCAAGCGCGTTACGCCCATACACGAACGCTTCGACGAGCTGTCCTTCGTAGAGGGTTGTCTCCACGAACGACGTCGCCGACCAGTCGTCCGGGAGCAAAACCAGGACGTCCAAGTCCGACGACTCCGTTGCTTCGCCGGATGCCGAACTGCCTCCAAGAAAGGCCGCCAACGCCTGCGGATAGTTGGCCCGTACGAACGACTGAGCTCGTCTCACGAAGTCAGTCATCGAGGCGATCCTCGCACACATCGCCGATGCGCAAACCACTCAGCGACTTGCCCATGCTCAGGACAGCAGCGCCTTGAGCCCGGCGACCAGAACTACTTCTGGGTCCCCGTGGTACGCCCCGTGCAGCGCGGCGTACTCCGGCGCCTGCCGAGCATCCACCGCGGCCTCGTGCTCGTGTCCGGCGACCGACGCAGTCGTTGCGCTCCCGATGACAAAGTTCGACACCGCGTACGCGTCACCGAGGGGATCCGACGAACCGAGCTCGATGAAGAGGACACAGATGCGCTCAGACAGTTGCAGGTAGTTCGGTCCCCTCGGTGCACGCAGCGCGATGACCTGACAAGCCCACGGGTGGCGGACCAGATGCCGGAAGTACGCAAGCATCAGTTCATCGAGCGTCGCGTCACGCGTTGCCGCCTGCAAGTCGGCGTCGGACCCGAGTGCATGGTCAAGCGCCAGGTCAAAGAGGTCGTCGCTCGACGAAAGCCGGGAGTAGAGACTTGCCGCTGCGACGTCGAGGCGTTGCGCAACCGCCCGGACAGTCAGGGCATTTGGGCCACCTTCATCGAGAAGCTCGGCAGCGACCTCCCCGACCTGCGCCACGTCGACTGCACGCGCGCGTTGCGCGGACTTCTGATGGGACCAATAGCTCACAATCTCACCTTATCCGAACAGTGTTAGGTTAGGGAACATGTTGAAGGCTTCCCTGCTGCCACTCCGGAGCGACCGGGTCGTGCTCCGAGCCATGCGCCGCGAAGATGCCGGCGCGTACGCTGCCGGCACCAGTGATCCCTCCGTACGCGAGTACGCGCACCTACCCGAGCCGGAGTACACCGAAGAGTCCGTCCTCGCCCTCATCGAGGGACCCATCAAGGAAGGCCTTGCCAGCGGTGACCTCGCCGTACTGACCATGACGGTCCCGTCAACCGACGAGTTCGCCGGCAGCCTCGTACTCTTCGGACCCACCGGCACCTCCATCGAGGTGGGCTTCTGGGTGCATCCCGACTATCGAGGTCGGGGGCTGTCCGCGGACGCCCTCGCACTCGCCCATGACTTCGCTCGACGCAGCGGGTTCACCACCGTGACTGCCCGAACGGCCCCGAAGAACTCCGCATCCCAACGGACACTCGACCGCTCGGGCTACCTGAGGAGTGGATCGGCACCAGGCACCACACCAGCCGGCGAAAGCATGGACTTGCTGCACTACCGTCGCCCACTGGAACCACCCAACCCTTCGGGCTCAACGGACCTTCGCGAGAACGCCGTTGGACAGGGCGACGGATCCGTTTCCGAACCGGTGACGACTGCGGAAGCCCGGGATCAGCTACCGAACCCTGGCTCCCGCGATGCACAGACACATCGTGCTCCTCACCAGCAGCAGAACGCCGCCCCGACCGGTCGAAGCACTGATCGCCCACCTGACTGAGGCTTCCGGTGAACCGAACGTCGACCCGTCCCCGACGTGAGACAGACGTTCGGCACCCGAGAGACAAAGCCTTGACATCCTACCCTGATGCCGTAACCTGACATGCCAGTTACTACTAACTGGTCAAACAGGTTACGGCGAAGGGTCGGGGCATGGTGCAGCAGATCCGGACATGGGATGGACAGGAGTGGCGGTTTGATCCAGGTGCCCTGTTCCTGGACTTCGTCTACACCGGCGACTTTGAAGTCGGCCCTTGGCGCGAAGGAATGGTCTTCACCGCCCAGGAGCTCGATGCGTGGCTCGCAGAGCACGTCGCGCGCGACCTCAAACCTGCGACCCCGCATGAGCTCGAGCAGGCTCTCGCGCTGCGCGAGTGCCTCACCCGGCTCGTCAAGGCCGCCGCGGGGATTGGCGATCAGGCCGACGACGGCGATGTTTCGTTCGTCTCGCGGGTCGCGTCCCGCCCTGACGTCCCGCCGGTATTCCCGGGCCACCTGCCGGAGGGTGATTCGAAGACGGATCATGCGCTGTCGACCATCGCGCGCGACGCAGTCATCCATCTGCGCGACCACTCTGACCGGCTACGCAATTGCAACGGCCTGGACTGCCCGATGGTCTTCCTCGACCTGTCGCGCGCCGGCAAGCGCACGTGGTGCTCCATGTCCCGCTGCGGCAATAGAGCCAAAGCCCGCGCCTTCAGATCCAGGATTGCCGACCAGAAGAGCACTAGAGGAGGAGCAACGAAATGACCCGACACATCGTCATCACCGAGAACATCACCCTGGACGGAGTGGTCGAGAACGATGGCACGTGGTTCGACCCGACCGACGACTCCGAGCAAGGGCGAGAACTCGCGCAGGTCACCCAGGAGCATGCCGCAGCATCGGACGGTTTCCTCGTGGGACGCGTCACTTTCGAGGAGATGCGAGGGTTTTGGCCTCGCCAGGACGACGATAAGACCGGCGTGACCAACCACCTCAATCGCGTCGAGAAGTACGTCGTCTCCCGCAGCCTCGTCGATCCGCAGTGGGACGGGACAACGGTCCTACGCGGCGGCGATGGCCTCGAGCATGAGCTACGCGACCTCAAAACCCGCAACGGCAGCGACATCGTGCTCACCGGGAGCATCTCGCTCGCACAGCAGATCCTGGCGCTCAACCTGGTCGACGAACTCCGCCTCTTCATCTACCCGGTCGTCGCCGGATCCGGCCGAAAGCTGTTCCCCGACGACTTCAGCATGCGTGATCTCACGCTGGTCGAGAGCCAGGCGTTCACTGGAGGCGTCGTACTGCTGCGCTACGCAAGATCAGACGCGGCGGCCTGAGCCCCGCAGACCCACGTCGCCGACCCAGCGCGTCTCACCATCGATCACATCGTCGCTTGCCACCATTCCGAGATGGAGGGCAACACGCTGCGACGCCAAGTGGTCCGGATGGATGTGCGCGACCACATGGCGTACACCCCAGTCGGCGAGAGACGCCACCAGCAATTCGGCGGCTCGCTTCGCGTACCCGCGCCCCTGCCACGGTCGACCAATCACCCAGGCGATTTCGACGTGGTCACGGTCGACGGGGACGGTCGCCTGAACGTATCCGATCGGCTGCCTGTCCAACGTGACCACGAGATTGACCCACCTCTGGCTTCCGTCGGGAGAGTGACCAGTGACTTGCGCGGAATACCGCCGGACCAACTCCGGCTCCGTCGGAGGCTCCCCGCCCGTATGGCGGTAGAGCGATGGGTCTGCGAGGACCGAGGTCATCGCCGCGGCATCGTCTACGACCAGAGGGCGAAGTCTCAGCACCTCATCCCGGCCACTCACTGCTTCGTCCGCGGGTGAAACATCTCCCGGACAGCGGTTTCGAGCGCGCGCTTGCGACGCTCGTGGAGTTCTCCGGGGTCCGCCGCAGAGGCGACGGCCGTGATCGAGTTCTGGGCCCACGTTGCCGCTATGGAGATCAGGAGCGACCAGATGTCCGCGGGATCGAGATCCTCGCGAGTCGTGCCCGCGGCCTGCGCGCGTGCGATGTCATCGCGGTGTTTCGCGTCGTGGTCTTCCATGCCGGGATAGAGGTAACCCTCGGGTTCCTGTTCGAGGCGTTTCCACATGAGCAGCCGCACGAGTGCAGGGTCACCGAGGTAGTCCTCGTAAAGGCGCACGGCATAGCCGGGGAGATCGTCGGGGGTGAACGGGACACGATGCTTGTTCGCGATGACGTGCGACTCGAAGACCCGGTCGAACAGTGTGTCCTTACCCCCGAAGTACGCGTAGATCATCGGCTTGCTCGCGCCAGCGTTCGCGGCAATCCGGTCGACTCGGGCACCGGCGAGGCCGTGCACGGTGAACTCCGTGGTAGCCGCAGCGAGGATCTGCGCCCGGGTCTGCTCAGCCGATGACATGCGCTCGAGACTATCGAAGATCGATGCTACCAACTAGTTGGTAGTATCGCTGCATGCCCACATCTGCACTCCTTTCCCCCTCCCTTGGCCAGCCACTTCGTCTCACCTCGATCGAGCGCCGCGCACTTCGCCCGGACGATGTCGACGTTCGCGTCACGTACTGCGGCGTGTGCCACAGCGACCTGCATGCGCTGGGCGCACGTCCTGCCGGAGTGGACGCGCCACTCGTGCCCGGTCATGAGTTCGTCGGCGAGGTCGTCGCCGTAGGAGACGCGGTGACCGACTTCGCGCCGGGCGACCCGGTCGCGGTCGGGAACATCGTCGATTCCTGTGGCACCTGCCGGATGTGCCAAGCGGGGCAGGAAAACTTCTGCGCGGAGTTCCCCACACTTACCTACGGCGGGCAAGACCGGGTCGACGGCAACCCGACGCAAGGCGCGTACGCGCAGCGATATGTCGTCCGCGACCGGTTTGTCTACCACCTCCCCGCGGGGCTGGATCCCGCGGCAATAGCACCCCTACTGTGCGCCGGCGTCACCGTGTGGGAGCCGCTGCGATCGGCGAACGTCACACAGGGAACTCGCCTCGGAGTCGTGGGACTGGGTGGCCTGGGTCACCTCGCCGTTCGACTCGGTGCCGCCCTGGGCGCCGCGGTCACAGTGTTCACCACATCGGCAGTCAAGACCGCCGACGCGAAACGGCTCGGCGCATCGCGCGTCGTGGTCTCCGACGACACCGCCACAATGAAGGAGACTACCGGCACCCTCGACGTCATCATCGATACCGCCTCAGGTTCGCACGAGCTCGCGCCGTACCTTCGCGCGCTCGACCTGGACGGGACGCTCTTCGTCGTCGGACACCTCGCACCCATCGAGGTAGCGGCGATCGATCTGTTGATCGGTCGCAAGCGCATCGCATCGGCGGGCAGCGGCGGGCGCCACTACACGCAGGACCTCCTCGACTTCTGCGCCGCACACGACATCACAGCCGACGTCGAGGTCATCGCCGCGTTCAACGTCAATGACGCGCTCGACCGCCTCGCGCGCAATGATGTCCGCTATCGCTTCGTCCTGGACATGGCACAACTCCACGATGACTGACGATCTTGAAGCGGAACTCCACCCACTACCCACACGCAGGGCAGTGTCTGCGGGCCCGCACGGTCAGACTGACGCACACGGAGATGTGCAGATCCCGTCGAGCACGAACGCGGTTCGTCGATCGTAATCGGCGCGAGGCGGCCGACCGCCGTGTTTGAGCGACAGAGCATTGTCGCGGA
The sequence above is drawn from the Nocardioidaceae bacterium SCSIO 66511 genome and encodes:
- a CDS encoding dihydrofolate reductase family protein — encoded protein: MTRHIVITENITLDGVVENDGTWFDPTDDSEQGRELAQVTQEHAAASDGFLVGRVTFEEMRGFWPRQDDDKTGVTNHLNRVEKYVVSRSLVDPQWDGTTVLRGGDGLEHELRDLKTRNGSDIVLTGSISLAQQILALNLVDELRLFIYPVVAGSGRKLFPDDFSMRDLTLVESQAFTGGVVLLRYARSDAAA
- a CDS encoding nucleotidyltransferase domain-containing protein — its product is MTDFVRRAQSFVRANYPQALAAFLGGSSASGEATESSDLDVLVLLPDDWSATSFVETTLYEGQLVEAFVYGRNALESWLDKGRRERRPVLDRLIGQGLPLVPGLLGEQLAANSRSLLEAGPAPLDPDQLRLRRYSLSAVLDDIGDTSDTGVRAVAMAAAWKEAAELALLSSNCWVGTGKWLLRELRAHDDEFDLVAWVDGGGHDDHALLESCRAVLDSVGGFLQAGLVRGEKPSDL
- a CDS encoding nuclear transport factor 2 family protein, which encodes MTHDIPEPVASFLAAVNAHDKNAFKDAFVAEPVVDDWGRTFTGTDQVTAWSDVEFIGSSPTLTVTDVSTKPGSVTVVGDWKSNHANGLSSFNFDLDGDKIAKMTIREG
- a CDS encoding TetR/AcrR family transcriptional regulator; its protein translation is MSYWSHQKSAQRARAVDVAQVGEVAAELLDEGGPNALTVRAVAQRLDVAAASLYSRLSSSDDLFDLALDHALGSDADLQAATRDATLDELMLAYFRHLVRHPWACQVIALRAPRGPNYLQLSERICVLFIELGSSDPLGDAYAVSNFVIGSATTASVAGHEHEAAVDARQAPEYAALHGAYHGDPEVVLVAGLKALLS
- a CDS encoding NAD(P)-dependent alcohol dehydrogenase, which gives rise to MPTSALLSPSLGQPLRLTSIERRALRPDDVDVRVTYCGVCHSDLHALGARPAGVDAPLVPGHEFVGEVVAVGDAVTDFAPGDPVAVGNIVDSCGTCRMCQAGQENFCAEFPTLTYGGQDRVDGNPTQGAYAQRYVVRDRFVYHLPAGLDPAAIAPLLCAGVTVWEPLRSANVTQGTRLGVVGLGGLGHLAVRLGAALGAAVTVFTTSAVKTADAKRLGASRVVVSDDTATMKETTGTLDVIIDTASGSHELAPYLRALDLDGTLFVVGHLAPIEVAAIDLLIGRKRIASAGSGGRHYTQDLLDFCAAHDITADVEVIAAFNVNDALDRLARNDVRYRFVLDMAQLHDD
- a CDS encoding CGNR zinc finger domain-containing protein; translation: MVQQIRTWDGQEWRFDPGALFLDFVYTGDFEVGPWREGMVFTAQELDAWLAEHVARDLKPATPHELEQALALRECLTRLVKAAAGIGDQADDGDVSFVSRVASRPDVPPVFPGHLPEGDSKTDHALSTIARDAVIHLRDHSDRLRNCNGLDCPMVFLDLSRAGKRTWCSMSRCGNRAKARAFRSRIADQKSTRGGATK
- a CDS encoding DUF1801 domain-containing protein; protein product: MSSKDEKNLSQVIDKIEKMAEPRRSIMRRAHEIIVATAPTLKPRIWYGMPAYAMSASTPALVTLRNDERMNLAITEKADFRAAGGVDGALMPAAWYFEDLDETTEKRIAEIVRPVVS
- a CDS encoding GNAT family N-acetyltransferase; its protein translation is MTSVLADPSLYRHTGGEPPTEPELVRRYSAQVTGHSPDGSQRWVNLVVTLDRQPIGYVQATVPVDRDHVEIAWVIGRPWQGRGYAKRAAELLVASLADWGVRHVVAHIHPDHLASQRVALHLGMVASDDVIDGETRWVGDVGLRGSGRRV
- a CDS encoding TetR family transcriptional regulator: MSSAEQTRAQILAAATTEFTVHGLAGARVDRIAANAGASKPMIYAYFGGKDTLFDRVFESHVIANKHRVPFTPDDLPGYAVRLYEDYLGDPALVRLLMWKRLEQEPEGYLYPGMEDHDAKHRDDIARAQAAGTTREDLDPADIWSLLISIAATWAQNSITAVASAADPGELHERRKRALETAVREMFHPRTKQ
- a CDS encoding GNAT family N-acetyltransferase — its product is MLKASLLPLRSDRVVLRAMRREDAGAYAAGTSDPSVREYAHLPEPEYTEESVLALIEGPIKEGLASGDLAVLTMTVPSTDEFAGSLVLFGPTGTSIEVGFWVHPDYRGRGLSADALALAHDFARRSGFTTVTARTAPKNSASQRTLDRSGYLRSGSAPGTTPAGESMDLLHYRRPLEPPNPSGSTDLRENAVGQGDGSVSEPVTTAEARDQLPNPGSRDAQTHRAPHQQQNAAPTGRSTDRPPD
- a CDS encoding GNAT family N-acetyltransferase; this encodes MPLPTPTLETERLRLRPFADSDGDGLFALQSNAYVLRYWDSPPWTERSSVARFLAGCRRMSEEGSGARTAIERCSDRAFVGWCTFNSWNPEFRSASLGYCLAESAWGHGYATEAAGALLGWAFDTVDLNRVQAETDTRNLASARVLEKLGFVREGTLREDCIVNGDVSDSWVYGLLRRDWARCSSP